A window from Rhinoraja longicauda isolate Sanriku21f chromosome 26, sRhiLon1.1, whole genome shotgun sequence encodes these proteins:
- the gemin4 gene encoding gem-associated protein 4 codes for MEWGSWVCCDKMAVLHGGFLLAQKKSQPTKFVEMKKSDWATLGKPIVSAVREICASETGVLQGPGETRLWQKKVLAYVWAKLLNSNSNEPNVKEKVDSDTESDRRWKEDLFFPAESMIPDINHTVLFELVKSLGASEVFVELLSALPADICQLEVTRFVDHVLDGTSDEDVATFLDVWWEALKLYEGQRDEIVRTFGDEVKKYLARASDVCCRSSKRLRLDPDVSLFPSISSPGSSSNLSIPSLFLHGLRKMKAHVTPYDYKCSAITRLTDTLCKSLLSVGAIESSADVYLQKLSELIVLDNPKGRTLPVAENFVRIVKKSERELRAPDQRLVFRLPQGELAPGIELLAEIFLSWAPEIQAELKKDTDIERRNLALYRAVESLKCLNQVNPLIQNDNTIPQNTKEILSDFILSSSSFVRKCDSYISLGDAAPVDKVKMSVAFTIINNRMKRHAEVCEIFASTPAWAFAEGGWLNCLERNREVFQSTDLVLKLAGILKDRSSCAATVPAEVKRLKDVVLDCLSALSVPDKNKALLGVLFAHGGQGLCRDGGAMKEWFEEEVNMVFNCITQSETVSSIDKAVTAIARVAFLNPETTLQKMCHLAAVNLGAHLLFSQILKNLPALSHEDDRSSDGINILATCLLQTSIDSLGSAKEENQFLEFLMSLMEAGEMIDPELPRPLLQPAQVVKIFVLPHLTGGDSNIVFPLKVLNRALKMPVPDDGTKEHWLLACCPFPLVFALSQLLDRCILCWEEDGARVSTRVSIETKGLLTQTLEMVCDAVERIISVNPETWSTSVHWLYRKAEQLDWTVRLCLKSIFGGHFKFEVPATLFEVCDLSDDGWSPLNLRQYGPGTGLLAWMECCSASTHMMDQMLSHLIIDSKNMEEVNMFSKGFLIALIQLLPWCSSSEWKRLNHMARSLLQREILHVPFTLEYVHYLPLLNLRPFAHHLQFSQLLLRAFQLICSHGCSDWLPPAGWTYVARQCASSMSDVLESVKCKLKGLGAQNLDGNQEALFVIMQLFCHVIHIMVMMPPGTSDSLYYVSLELLSQYESLMLANTSTSGLLNKANEKHFLHSIAENLVSEEQRSILLQKISKIC; via the exons ATGGAGTGGG GATCCTGGGTTTGTTGTGATAAGATGGCTGTTCTCCACGGTGGCTTTCTCTTGGCTCAGAAGAAAAGTCAACCCACAAAGTTTGTGGAAATGAAGAAATCTGACTGGGCAACTCTGGGAAAGCCTATCGTTAGTGCTGTGCGAGAGATCTGTGCCAGTGAGACCGGTGTGCTGCAGGGTCCCGGAGAAACTAGGTTGTGGCAGAAGAAAGTGCTTGCATATGTGTGGGCAAAACTGCTGAACTCTAACTCGAATGAGCCTAATGTGAAGGAGAAGGTCGATTCGGATACTGAGAGTGACCGGAGATGGAAGGAAGACCTCTTCTTTCCAGCAGAAAGCATGATTCCCGACATAAATCACACCGTCTTATTTGAGCTGGTAAAGTCCTTGGGGGCTTCAGAAGTCTTTGTGGAATTGCTCTCTGCGTTGCCAGCAGACATATGCCAGCTGGAGGTGACCCGTTTTGTGGACCATGTCCTTGATGGGACTTCCGATGAAGATGTGGCCACCTTTCTCGATGTGTGGTGGGAAGCACTGAAGCTGTACGAAGGGCAGAGGGATGAAATTGTTAGAACATTTGGCGACGAGGTTAAAAAATACCTCGCACGTGCGTCTGACGTATGCTGCCGTTCGTCCAAAAGACTCAGACTAGATCCCGACGTGTCATTGTTTCCTTCCATTAGCTCACCTGGATCTTCAAGtaacctgtccattccatccctaTTTCTTCATGGACTTAGGAAAATGAAAGCTCATGTCACACCCTATGATTACAAATGCTCTGCTATAACAAGGTTGACTGATACCTTATGCAAGTCACTCCTTTCTGTCGGTGCCATCGAGTCATCTGCTGACGTATATTTGCAGAAACTGTCTGAACTGATTGTGTTAGATAATCCTAAAGGCCGAACACTTCCAGTTGCAGAGAACTTTGTACGGATTGTAAAGAAGTCAGAGAGGGAACTGAGAGCCCCCGACCAGAGGTTGGTTTTCCGATTGCCACAGGGTGAATTAGCTCCAGGGATTGAATTACTTGCCGAAATCTTCCTGTCATGGGCACCTGAAATTCAGGCTGAATTGAAGAAAGACACCGACATTGAGAGAAGAAACCTTGCTCTGTATAGAGCAGTGGAAAGTTTGAAATGCCTCAATCAAGTCAATCCATTAATTCAAAATGACAACACGATACCTCAAAATACAAAGGAAATTCTGTCTGATTTCATCCTGAGTTCATCCTCCTTTGTGCGGAAGTGTGACTCCTACATATCGTTGGGTGATGCTGCTCCCGTTGATAAAGTGAAGATGTCTGTAGCTTTtacaatcattaacaatagaatgAAAAGGCACGCGGAAGTGTGTGAAATATTTGCGTCAACTCCCGCTTGGGCTTTTGCCGAGGGTGGGTGGCTTAATTGCCTCGAAAGAAACCGAGAGGTTTTTCAGAGCACTGATCTAGTTTTGAAGTTAGCTGGGATACTTAAAGACAGGTCATCCTGCGCTGCCACTGTACCGGCCGAAGTCAAAAGATTAAAGGATGTGGTGTTGGATTGTCTGTCTGCTCTCTCCGTCCCGGACAAAAACAAAGCTCTTTTGGGGGTGTTGTTTGCCCACGGGGGCCAAGGACTCTGCCGAGACGGAGGAGCGATGAAGGAGTGGTTTGAGGAAGAGGTAAACATGGTCTTTAATTGTATTACGCAGAGTGAGACTGTAAGTAGTATTGACAAAGCAGTCACCGCCATTGCAAGGGTTGCTTTTCTCAATCCCGAGACCACCCTGCAGAAGATGTGCCACCTGGCTGCTGTGAATCTGGGAGCTCATCTGCTATTTAGCCAGATCCTGAAGAACCTACCAGCACTGTCTCATGAGGATGACCGGTCCTCGGATGGGATAAACATCTTGGCCACGTGTCTCTTGCAAACCTCCATCGATAGCCTTGGCTCCGCCAAGGAAGAGAATCAGTTCCTGGAGTTCCTGATGTCTCTGATGGAAGCAGGAGAGATGATCGATCCAGAACTCCCACGTCCTCTTCTCCAGCCCGCCCAGGTCGTGAAGATATTTGTTCTTCCTCACCTGACTGGAGGCGACTCTAACATCGTGTTTCCTCTCAAGGTTCTCAACAGGGCTCTAAAAATGCCTGTGCCTGATGATGGGACCAAGGAGCATTGGCTCCTGGCCTGTTGCCCGTTTCCTCTCGTCTTTGCCCTCTCTCAGCTCCTGGACAGGTGCATCTTGTGCTGGGAGGAGGACGGTGCCAGGGTGTCTACTCGCGTTTCCATAGAAACGAAAGGTCTCCTCACGCAGACGTTGGAAATGGTCTGCGATGCTGTGGAGCGGATCATCTCCGTAAACCCAGAGACGTGGTCGACCTCTGTACATTGGCTGTACAGGAAAGCCGAACAGTTGGACTGGACTGTACGTCTTTGCTTGAAGAGCATCTTTGGCGGACATTTTAAGTTCGAGGTGCCTGCCACACTGTTTGAGGTTTGTGACCTCTCGGATGATGGCTGGTCACCACTTAACCTGCGGCAGTATGGTCCAGGCACCGGGCTGCTGGCCTGGATGGAGTGCTGCAGTGCCTCTACACACATGATGGACCAAATGCTCTCCCATCTAATAATCGACTCCAAGAACATGGAGGAGGTCAACATGTTCAGCAAGGGCTTTCTGATCGCACTGATTCAGCTGCTGCCTTGGTGCAGTTCCAGCGAGTGGAAGCGTCTCAACCACATGGCGAGGAGCCTCCTCCAGCGGGAGATACTTCACGTGCCGTTTACTCTGGAATACGTCCACTACCTGCCGCTTCTGAACCTGCGGCCCTTTGCACATCACCTGCAGTTCTCGCAGCTTCTTCTCCGAGCCTTCCAGCTCATCTGCAGTCACGGCTGTTCTGACTGGCTGCCGCCAGCGGGGTGGACGTACGTGGCAAGGCAGTGTGCCAGCAGTATGTCGGACGTCTTGGAGTCCGTCAAGTGCAAGCTCAAAGGACTGGGAGCTCAGAATCTCGACGGGAATCAGGAGGCCCTATTTGTAATCATGCAGCTTTTTTGTCACGTCATTCACATAATGGTCATGATGCCCCCTGGGACCTCTGATTCTCTGTACTACGTATCTTTGGAGCTGCTTTCACAGTATGAGTCTCTGATGTTGGCCAATACCTCCACTAGCGGGCTACTGAACAAGGCCAATGAAAAGCACTTCCTCCATTCCATAGCTGAGAATCTAGTCAGTGAAGAACAGAGGTCAATATTGCTGCAGAAAATCAGTAAAATTTGTTAA